In Acidobacteriota bacterium, a single window of DNA contains:
- a CDS encoding VapC toxin family PIN domain ribonuclease: MPRSSTSFLFPDVNVWVALTYQRHTHHEAAARWLASLGDDDRLHFCRVTQVSLLRLLTTEAVMGAADVLSPVEAWKAYDQWLADDRVSLLAEPPNIDSPFRALTKQGHSAPKDWADAYLAAFASVAELQLVSFDQGFRGKVKSLQLLSI, from the coding sequence ATGCCAAGATCTTCGACCTCATTCCTTTTCCCTGACGTAAATGTTTGGGTTGCGCTGACGTATCAACGACACACACATCATGAAGCGGCGGCTCGGTGGCTGGCGAGCCTCGGAGATGACGATCGCTTGCATTTTTGCCGCGTTACTCAAGTGAGCCTGCTGCGACTTCTCACTACGGAAGCGGTCATGGGCGCAGCGGATGTTTTGAGCCCAGTCGAAGCCTGGAAAGCTTACGATCAATGGCTAGCGGATGATCGGGTGTCTCTGTTGGCGGAACCTCCAAACATAGACTCGCCCTTTAGGGCCCTTACCAAACAGGGCCATTCGGCCCCCAAAGACTGGGCCGATGCTTACCTAGCCGCATTCGCCTCGGTTGCAGAATTACAGCTCGTCAGCTTCGACCAGGGATTTCGCGGGAAAGTGAAAAGTTTGCAACTTCTCTCAATCTGA
- a CDS encoding RNA polymerase subunit sigma-24 — MELTDRAAVDEVLAGKHESFRVLVDRHGRKVFGLAYRMTGNEHDADEVVQETFLRCYKRLDSFEARSTFSTWLYRIASNCALDLLAKRKQDKTHIVESDARDDDANPEERTLDYASPQPGPERMLLSSELRQRVAGAMKRLTDVERTAFVLRHFEGRSIAEIGAVLKVREEAVKNTIFRAVKKMRTELEPLVTPGLRGGSR; from the coding sequence ATGGAGCTTACCGACCGGGCGGCCGTTGATGAGGTGCTCGCCGGCAAACACGAGTCGTTCCGTGTGCTGGTGGACCGTCACGGACGCAAGGTCTTCGGCTTGGCATATCGCATGACCGGCAATGAACACGACGCGGATGAAGTAGTGCAGGAGACCTTCCTGCGCTGTTACAAGCGACTCGATAGCTTCGAGGCCCGCTCCACCTTCTCTACTTGGCTCTATCGCATCGCCTCGAACTGCGCCCTCGATCTGCTCGCCAAGCGGAAGCAGGACAAGACTCACATCGTGGAGAGCGACGCCCGCGACGACGATGCCAATCCAGAGGAGCGGACGCTTGACTATGCCAGTCCGCAGCCTGGACCGGAGCGCATGCTGCTCAGCTCCGAGCTGCGACAGCGTGTGGCCGGCGCCATGAAGCGTCTTACCGATGTCGAGCGCACGGCATTCGTCCTCCGCCATTTTGAGGGCCGCTCGATCGCCGAGATCGGCGCTGTGTTGAAAGTTCGCGAGGAAGCAGTGAAGAACACAATTTTTCGTGCAGTCAAAAAAATGCGTACCGAACTAGAACCACTCGTGACTCCCGGCTTGCGAGGAGGCTCGCGATGA